In one Angustibacter luteus genomic region, the following are encoded:
- a CDS encoding CoA ester lyase — protein sequence MSAPNATPGTTPRTGPRPLRARRSNLAVPGSNPKMIEKAKGLAADQVFLDLEDAVAPIAKEGARATIVAALTEGGWGNKVRTVRVNDWTTKWTFGDVLEVVGGAGADLDCIMLPKVQTAEQVVALDLLLTQLETAHGFEPGRIGIEAQIENALGLTNVNAIAAASPRVEAIIFGPADFMASINMKSLVVGEQPPGYDVGDAYHYILMQILMAARAYDKLAIDGPYLQIRDVEGFTRVASRSAALGFDGKWVLHPGQIDAANEVYSPRQEDYDHAENILDAYAHFTSEAGGARGAVMLGDEMIDEASRKMALVISAKGRAAGMSRGDRWTPPQD from the coding sequence ATGTCCGCGCCCAACGCGACGCCCGGCACGACCCCCCGCACGGGTCCGCGACCCCTGCGGGCGCGGCGCTCGAACCTGGCGGTCCCGGGCTCCAACCCGAAGATGATCGAGAAGGCCAAGGGGCTGGCCGCCGACCAGGTCTTCCTGGACCTGGAGGACGCGGTCGCGCCCATCGCGAAGGAGGGCGCGCGCGCCACCATCGTGGCGGCGCTCACCGAGGGCGGCTGGGGCAACAAGGTCCGCACGGTGCGGGTGAACGACTGGACGACGAAGTGGACGTTCGGCGACGTCCTCGAGGTCGTCGGCGGCGCCGGTGCCGACCTGGACTGCATCATGCTGCCGAAGGTGCAGACCGCCGAGCAGGTCGTCGCCCTGGACCTGCTGCTCACCCAGCTGGAGACGGCACACGGCTTCGAGCCCGGCCGGATCGGGATCGAGGCGCAGATCGAGAACGCCCTCGGCCTGACCAACGTGAACGCCATCGCTGCGGCGTCCCCGCGGGTCGAGGCGATCATCTTCGGGCCGGCGGACTTCATGGCCAGCATCAACATGAAGTCGCTGGTGGTGGGGGAGCAGCCGCCGGGCTACGACGTGGGCGACGCGTACCACTACATCCTCATGCAGATCCTGATGGCGGCCCGCGCCTACGACAAGCTCGCGATCGACGGGCCGTACCTGCAGATCCGCGACGTCGAGGGCTTCACTCGGGTCGCGAGCCGTTCTGCCGCACTGGGTTTCGACGGCAAGTGGGTGCTGCACCCGGGGCAGATCGACGCGGCGAACGAGGTGTACAGCCCGCGTCAGGAGGACTACGACCACGCCGAGAACATCCTGGACGCCTACGCGCACTTCACCTCCGAGGCCGGCGGCGCGCGCGGTGCGGTCATGCTCGGTGACGAGATGATCGACGAGGCGTCGCGCAAGATGGCGCTGGTCATCTCGGCGAAGGGTCGCGCGGCCGGCATGTCCCGCGGCGACCGCTGGACGCCCCCGCAGGACTGA
- a CDS encoding DinB family protein — protein MSTETEHSSPDDGDLRFLLAEDADERTTLTTFLDFQRDALVRKCAGLSDEQLRQRSVPTSSLTLLGLVRHLAAVERWYVQAVVAGGVPGRLFTRTDDPDEEFHDVADATGEHTFAVWAAEVEAARRVLATADLDDVRAIAHRPHRHSVRWVLNHLIDEYARHLGQADLIREAIDGQVGE, from the coding sequence GTGAGCACCGAGACGGAGCACTCCTCACCCGACGACGGCGACCTGCGGTTCCTGCTCGCTGAGGACGCCGACGAGCGCACCACGCTGACGACCTTCCTGGACTTCCAGCGCGACGCCCTGGTCCGCAAGTGCGCCGGGCTGAGCGACGAGCAGCTCCGACAGCGCTCCGTCCCAACGTCCTCGCTGACCCTGCTGGGGCTCGTCCGGCACCTGGCCGCGGTCGAGCGCTGGTACGTCCAGGCGGTCGTGGCCGGCGGCGTCCCTGGCCGTCTGTTCACCCGCACCGACGACCCGGACGAGGAGTTCCACGACGTCGCCGACGCCACCGGGGAGCACACCTTCGCCGTCTGGGCCGCCGAGGTCGAGGCGGCCCGGCGCGTGCTGGCGACTGCGGACCTGGACGACGTCCGCGCCATCGCGCACCGCCCGCACCGGCACTCCGTGCGCTGGGTGCTGAACCACCTGATCGACGAGTACGCCCGCCACCTCGGTCAGGCCGACCTCATCCGGGAGGCCATCGACGGTCAGGTCGGCGAGTAG
- the map gene encoding type I methionyl aminopeptidase codes for MIEILSPTELARARETGALVGHILQTLKSRTTVGTNLLDLDRWTQAMITEAGAVSCYVDYEPSFGRGPFGHYICTSVNDAVLHGLPRDYQLADGDLLTLDLAVSRRDVASDAAISFIVGDSQPSESVALIRATERALAAGIGAAGPGARIGDISHAIGSVLTAAGYAINTEFGGHGIGSTMHQDPHVANTGRPGRGYTLRPGLLLALEPWVMVDTASLVTDADGWTLRSATGCRTAHSEHTIAITDDGADVLTLSDPAYSPT; via the coding sequence ATGATCGAGATCCTGAGCCCCACCGAGCTGGCCCGGGCGCGCGAGACCGGTGCCCTGGTGGGTCACATCCTGCAGACCCTGAAGAGCCGCACCACGGTGGGCACGAACCTCCTGGACCTCGACCGGTGGACCCAGGCGATGATCACCGAGGCCGGTGCCGTGTCCTGCTACGTCGACTACGAGCCGTCGTTCGGACGCGGGCCCTTCGGCCACTACATCTGCACGTCCGTCAACGACGCCGTGCTGCACGGGCTGCCACGCGACTACCAGCTCGCTGACGGGGACCTGCTGACCCTGGACCTCGCTGTCTCCCGACGTGACGTCGCCTCGGACGCGGCCATCAGCTTCATCGTGGGCGATTCGCAGCCGTCCGAGAGCGTCGCGCTGATCCGCGCGACCGAACGCGCGCTGGCGGCCGGGATCGGCGCGGCCGGCCCGGGGGCCCGCATCGGCGACATCTCCCACGCCATCGGCTCGGTCCTCACTGCGGCGGGGTATGCGATCAACACCGAGTTCGGGGGGCACGGCATCGGGTCGACGATGCACCAGGACCCGCACGTCGCCAACACCGGTCGCCCCGGCCGTGGCTACACCCTGCGCCCCGGCCTCCTGCTCGCGCTGGAGCCGTGGGTGATGGTGGACACGGCCTCGCTGGTCACGGACGCCGACGGGTGGACCCTGCGGAGTGCGACGGGCTGCCGCACCGCCCACAGCGAGCACACGATCGCCATCACCGACGACGGCGCCGACGTCCTCACCCTGAGCGACCCGGCCTACTCGCCGACCTGA
- a CDS encoding DMT family transporter: protein MGEEEQDSARLTAALLAVGVVAVSFSAPIAATTAAPALAVAFWRNAFASAGVVPFALIRRRAELRRLWREERQVVRTAVLAGLALAAHFGLWIPSLRMTSVAASTALVTTTPLWTLGIDWARGNKPRSGVLVGVVIAFMGVVLITGVDAGSSSRQLVGDALALAGGAAAAVYTVLGSAVRQTASTASYTAIAYPVCALVLLPVCLLGHQSLVGFDAQTWAQLLALTLSAQLLGHSILNRALRTAGATTVALAILLEVPGAVLIAWAFWGQQPPVAVLPGAALVLVGLAVVVRSRTTTRRVESALEVGNVTD from the coding sequence GTGGGCGAGGAGGAGCAGGACAGCGCGCGGCTGACGGCTGCCCTGCTCGCCGTCGGGGTCGTGGCGGTGTCGTTCTCGGCGCCGATCGCGGCGACGACAGCGGCTCCCGCGCTCGCTGTCGCGTTCTGGCGCAACGCGTTTGCGAGTGCGGGCGTCGTACCGTTCGCGCTGATTCGCCGGCGCGCGGAGCTGCGTCGGCTGTGGCGCGAGGAGCGTCAGGTCGTGCGCACGGCGGTGCTGGCTGGGCTGGCGCTGGCCGCGCACTTCGGCCTGTGGATCCCGAGTCTGCGGATGACCAGCGTGGCGGCATCGACCGCCTTGGTCACGACGACGCCGCTGTGGACGCTCGGGATCGACTGGGCCCGTGGCAACAAGCCGCGCTCCGGTGTCCTGGTCGGAGTCGTGATCGCCTTCATGGGCGTCGTCCTCATCACGGGAGTGGATGCAGGCTCGTCGTCGCGGCAGCTGGTGGGCGACGCGCTGGCGTTGGCCGGCGGCGCCGCGGCTGCCGTGTACACCGTGCTGGGTTCCGCGGTACGGCAGACGGCCAGCACGGCGTCGTACACGGCGATCGCCTACCCGGTCTGCGCCCTGGTCCTGCTGCCGGTCTGCTTGCTGGGCCACCAGTCGCTGGTCGGCTTCGACGCCCAGACCTGGGCGCAGCTCCTCGCCCTGACGCTGAGCGCGCAGCTGCTCGGGCACTCGATCCTGAACCGCGCCCTGCGCACCGCCGGGGCGACGACGGTGGCGCTCGCGATCCTGCTCGAGGTGCCCGGTGCCGTGCTGATCGCCTGGGCCTTCTGGGGGCAGCAGCCGCCGGTGGCCGTGCTGCCGGGGGCGGCCCTGGTGCTGGTCGGTCTGGCGGTCGTGGTGCGATCGCGGACGACCACCCGCCGGGTCGAGTCGGCGCTCGAGGTGGGCAACGTCACGGACTGA
- a CDS encoding PhzF family phenazine biosynthesis protein, whose protein sequence is MDPVALLDFDVVDVFTATPFAGNALAVVHGSAGLATRQLQAIAREFHLSETAFPTPLGDNRYRLRIFTPSGELPFAGHPSVGAAWVLRERGELVGTSAQQECLAGTVRLELGPAGGSGGPVWLTGAAPTLRGEVTAAELALALDAVGLAPDDLAGLPSLVAGTGLDFGYLLVRPPALERAVPQLRSLTAVRQALSQRLGCDVGGVSVVAWPLAGRPDAGAAAVPVRVFTDDIGAAAEDPATGSAALGLQVALVALGLLAPDGASVVELSQGVQLSRPSTLRCRVEASGGVAVRCHVGGQVVPVARGSIRVPPAGGQASA, encoded by the coding sequence GTGGACCCGGTGGCCTTGCTGGACTTCGACGTCGTGGACGTGTTCACCGCCACGCCCTTCGCCGGCAACGCGTTGGCGGTCGTGCACGGGTCCGCCGGACTCGCCACGAGGCAGCTGCAGGCGATCGCCCGTGAGTTCCACCTGTCGGAGACGGCGTTCCCGACTCCGTTGGGCGACAACCGGTACCGGCTGCGGATCTTCACGCCGAGCGGCGAGCTGCCGTTCGCCGGCCACCCGTCGGTCGGCGCGGCCTGGGTGCTGCGCGAGCGGGGCGAGCTCGTCGGGACGTCGGCGCAGCAGGAGTGCCTGGCCGGCACGGTGCGGCTCGAGCTCGGGCCCGCCGGTGGGTCGGGCGGGCCGGTGTGGCTGACCGGAGCGGCGCCGACGCTGCGCGGCGAGGTCACGGCGGCCGAGCTCGCCCTGGCGCTGGACGCCGTGGGTCTCGCGCCCGACGACCTGGCCGGTCTGCCGTCCCTGGTGGCCGGCACGGGTCTGGACTTCGGCTACCTGCTGGTGCGGCCGCCGGCGCTGGAGCGGGCGGTGCCCCAGCTGCGTTCCCTCACCGCGGTGCGGCAGGCGCTGTCGCAGCGGCTGGGGTGCGACGTCGGGGGCGTGAGCGTGGTGGCGTGGCCGCTGGCGGGCCGTCCCGATGCCGGGGCTGCCGCGGTGCCGGTGCGGGTGTTCACCGACGACATCGGCGCCGCCGCCGAGGACCCGGCGACCGGCTCGGCGGCGCTCGGCCTGCAGGTCGCGCTGGTGGCGCTGGGGCTGCTGGCGCCGGACGGCGCGAGCGTCGTCGAGCTGTCCCAGGGCGTACAGCTGAGCCGGCCGTCCACCCTGCGCTGCCGGGTCGAGGCGAGCGGCGGCGTCGCGGTGCGCTGCCACGTCGGGGGTCAGGTGGTGCCGGTCGCGCGGGGCTCGATCCGGGTGCCGCCGGCCGGCGGGCAGGCGAGCGCATGA